In Cygnus atratus isolate AKBS03 ecotype Queensland, Australia chromosome 5, CAtr_DNAZoo_HiC_assembly, whole genome shotgun sequence, a single window of DNA contains:
- the SIVA1 gene encoding apoptosis regulatory protein Siva isoform X2: MPKRSCPFGEGAPLQLKTRVGLRELSRGVRAEELRREIFERTRRLLFRGAQACAEGAWTPLPRPAAGRSTQPDGLGPAAGPGRRWSGQLRIGHDGRLLRSAAGTEMVPLVGVSKACSSCVRTADVKEACSQCDRFICQSCSRLCSCCNTVTCSLCSVIDYGDVGEQVLCNGCSIFQV; this comes from the exons ATGCCGAAGCGCTCCTGCCCCTTCGGGGAGGGGGCGCCGCTGCAGCTGAAGACCCGCGtggggctgcgggagctgaGCCGCGGGGTGCGGGCCGAGGAGCTCCGCAGGGAGATCTTCG AGCGCACCCGGCGGCTGCTCTTCAGGGGCGCCCAGGCGTGCGCTGAGGGCGCCTGGACCCCGCTCCCCCGGCCCGCTGCCGGCCGCTCAACGCAGCCCGACGGACTGGGcccggccgccggccccgggcggCGCTGGAGCGGGCAGCTGCGCATCGGGCACGACGGGAGGCTGCTGAGGAGCGCGGCCGGCACGGAGATGG TTCCACTGGTGGGAGTTTCCAAAGCCTGCTCGTCGTGTGTAAGAACTGCCGATGTCAAGGAAGCGTGTTCGCAGTGTGACCGGTTCATatgccagagctgcagcaggctctgcagctgctgtaacACAGTTACCTGCTCTTTGTGCTCCGTAATTGA TTATGGCGATGTTGGTGAGCAAGTTCTCTGCAATGGTTGTTCAATATTTCAAGTCTAA
- the SIVA1 gene encoding apoptosis regulatory protein Siva isoform X1, with protein sequence MPKRSCPFGEGAPLQLKTRVGLRELSRGVRAEELRREIFERTRRLLFRGAQACAEGAWTPLPRPAAGRSTQPDGLGPAAGPGRRWSGQLRIGHDGRLLRSAAGTEMAVPLVGVSKACSSCVRTADVKEACSQCDRFICQSCSRLCSCCNTVTCSLCSVIDYGDVGEQVLCNGCSIFQV encoded by the exons ATGCCGAAGCGCTCCTGCCCCTTCGGGGAGGGGGCGCCGCTGCAGCTGAAGACCCGCGtggggctgcgggagctgaGCCGCGGGGTGCGGGCCGAGGAGCTCCGCAGGGAGATCTTCG AGCGCACCCGGCGGCTGCTCTTCAGGGGCGCCCAGGCGTGCGCTGAGGGCGCCTGGACCCCGCTCCCCCGGCCCGCTGCCGGCCGCTCAACGCAGCCCGACGGACTGGGcccggccgccggccccgggcggCGCTGGAGCGGGCAGCTGCGCATCGGGCACGACGGGAGGCTGCTGAGGAGCGCGGCCGGCACGGAGATGG CAGTTCCACTGGTGGGAGTTTCCAAAGCCTGCTCGTCGTGTGTAAGAACTGCCGATGTCAAGGAAGCGTGTTCGCAGTGTGACCGGTTCATatgccagagctgcagcaggctctgcagctgctgtaacACAGTTACCTGCTCTTTGTGCTCCGTAATTGA TTATGGCGATGTTGGTGAGCAAGTTCTCTGCAATGGTTGTTCAATATTTCAAGTCTAA